From the genome of Cryptococcus neoformans var. neoformans B-3501A chromosome 1, whole genome shotgun sequence, one region includes:
- a CDS encoding hypothetical protein (Similar to gi|46096338|gb|EAK81571.1| hypothetical protein UM00186.1 [Ustilago maydis 521], FASTA scores: opt: 714, E(): 1.3e-31, (35.046% identity (61.468% similar) in 545 aa overlap (431-919:849-1377))), producing the protein MPNSSTQTVVAIDYAQTPSRHLHSDTHQIPNSRPSPILTHHTPSARIAQPEFAELLTPLKFRRRKLQPRPDQQPTSLPLVAGPSRLGYYTLEGDLYRGSAYDPTQPPPANATAQVDDDAISLETGSTTSSTSNWSWGSGNFDRAMAVIGRVGEALGVRRGSAGSSSSDSSAGSSDMESLKSQATAPRKGRKRRGSFMSGLSRQASRGGAEGVKAKHKREQLPKRRQFTLLVPPPALPSGDVDIGIPSTIDPHVFAETEKLPGDRKGDKNYPPDRVITTPSLPTVLDKIQSVRLSSGYSGIPSSVGNTPPQTPGAFPSSPTPNFASRVPVRRGGSAPGRSRKSAGFVNPPVPLLPQTQSRLQCRSQSAASSRTATQSRLHTLRGAAESLSPIRPKSVSDLLGLKFDAESMKEGTALMESKVGLELKGKSKSKGCWWLDVSCPTWEDLREIGELLSLHPLTLEDVLQQDPREKLERFDKLGYYFLVIRALDENYFKYTPGSSISSPSVQSGNSNGKGGDTQTPKSTPSEKELIDEKEGLSQGMDDRSGNNRNEDGNEQRQDIEGLEYKKSERRRRGWGMGRAQGKMTGKMGEKVEIIEDRPGKEGLEGVGVGAVNVYLVVFADGIISFHFDDISKHTNRVLDRVLTLANPDHGADWIAHGLLDSIVDAFFPIIRYVDGAIDDIDSLTIDPTTDPKKTTAYLGLGLGNVMAGTDEDGSERFKQGGLGNGNEGKRDGLWRTPDHSATQHISVRKRLRASFPHFYPPPRVLRTFTYLRLFLLPTSSAVKRKHDQAPKTVFGRSTMLKNMTDMRKLVTGLTRLLSAKGTVIGRLRKRAKEEGGTVEAYIGDVEDHILLLQNSLYHYEYILSHCQPAYLSHLNVSYAFTKGRTDQAILALSVVAISILPMQFITGLFSINVHVPHNGWIDCPTDTLCEPDGSMSPFNYFAAIVIGIALVACCMVSVIRWWRWDARKKFGRLRGIELPNAWDGFWGWE; encoded by the exons CCGAGACCAGATCAGCAACCTacttctctccctcttgTCGCTGGTCCTTCTCGTTTAGGATACTATACTCTTGAGGGGGATTTATATCGAGGCTCCGCTTATGACCCCACCCAACCTCCACCGGCAAATGCCACTGCACAGGTTGACGATGATGCAATATCGCTAGAGACGGGGAGCACCACGAGCTCTACCTCGAACTGGTCTTGGGGTTCGGGTAATTTTGATCGGGCAATGGCGGTAATTGGGCGAGTTGGAGAAGCTCTAGGTGTTCGTCGAGGTAGCGcaggctcttcttcctcggatTCATCAGCAGGTAGCTCGGATATGGAGAGTCTCAAATCTCAAGCCACAGCACCGAGGAAAGGtagaaagagaagagggagtTTTATGTCCGGTCTTAGTCGGCAGGCGTCTCGAGGAGGTGCGGAAGGGGTCAAAGCGAAGCACAAAAGGGAGCAGTTGCCGAAGAGAAGACAGTTCACACTGCTGGTACCTCCACCTGCATTACCATCTGGAGATGTGGATATCGGTATTCCATCGACGATAGATCCACATGTCTTTGCTGAAACCGAAAAACTCCCTGGGGATCGAAAGGGAGACAAAAACTATCCCCCAGACCGAGTCATCACAACCCCCTCCCTGCCTACCGTTCTCGACAAAATCCAATCAGTTCGACTATCAAGTGGCTACTCTGGTATCCCCAGTTCCGTAGGCAACACTCCACCTCAAACGCCAGGTGCTTTCCCATCTAGTCCAACCCCGAATTTTGCATCGCGTGTTCCTGTCAGAAGAGGGGGTTCTGCTCCGGGGAGAAGTCGGAAATCCGCTGGATTCGTTAATCCTCCTGTCCCTCTCCTACCACAAACTCAATCCAGATTGCAGTGCCGATCCCAATCCGCGGCGTCTTCTCGCACGGCAACACAATCACGACTCCATACATTAAGAGGTGCGGCCGAATCGCTCTCTCCTATCAGGCCGAAATCCGTCTCTGATTTATTAGGCTTGAAGTTCGATGCGGAGTCTATGAAAGAAGGGACGGCGCTGATGGAGAGCAAAGTCGGGTTGGAGTTGAAGGGAAAGTCAAAATCAAAAGGATGTTGGTGGTTAGACGTTTCTTGCCCTACATGGGAAGACCTAAGAGAAATCGGCGAG TTACTCAGTCTTCACCCCCTGACACTGGAAGATGTCCTCCAACAAGACCCACGCGAAAAACTTGAGCGGTTCGATAAACTCGGTTATTACTTCCTCGTCATTCGCGCTCTCGATGAAAACTATTTCAAATATACTCCCGGTTCTTCTATATCATCTCCATCGGTCCAGAGCGGGAACAGCAACGGCAAAGGGGGTGATACCCAAACACCCAAGTCGACTCCGTCAGAAAAAGAGCTTATcgacgagaaagaaggtCTCAGTCAAGGAATGGATGATAGGAGCGGCAATAATAGgaatgaggatgggaaTGAGCAACGACAGGATATCGAAGGACTAGAGTATAAGAAGAgcgaaaggagaagaagaggatggggtATGGGCCGAGCCCAAGGGAAAATGACGGGGAAAATGGGTGAAAAGGTGGAAATCATCGAAGATAGAccaggaaaagaaggattaGAAGGTGTAGGTGTGGGTGCTGTGAATGTTTACCTTGTAGTATTTGCCGATGGCATCATCAGC TTCCATTTCGATGACATTTCCAAACACACCAACCGAGTCCTTGATCGGGTTCTTACTCTCGCCAACCCGGATCATGGCGCTGACTGGATTGCACACGGTCTCCTCGACTCGATCGTCGACGCCTTTTTCCCAATCATTCGCTATGTAGATGGAGCAATTGATGATATTGATTCATTGACTATTGACCCTACGACAGATCCCAAGAAAACGACGGCGTATCTGGGTCTCGGGCTAGGGAATGTGATGGCCGGAACAGACGAAGACGGTAGTGAAAGATTTAAGCAAGGTGGATTagggaatgggaatgagGGAAAGCGGGACGGTCTCTGGCGGACTCCCGATCATTCCGCAACACAACATATCTCCGTGCGCAAACGCCTGCGAGCCTCCTTTCCCCATTTTTACCCTCCTCCCCGAGTCCTCCGCACATTCACATACCTACGCCtattccttcttcctaccTCATCTGCTGTGAAACGCAAACATGACCAAGCGCCCAAAACGGTTTTCGGCAGATCGACCATGCTGAAAAACATGACGGACATGAGAAAGCTGGTGACTGGCTTGACGAGGCTGTTGAGTGCGAAAGGAACAGTTATAGGGAGGTTaaggaagagagcaaaagaggaaggcgggACTGTCGAAGCGTATATTGGCGACGTCGAAG ACCATATCCTGCTGTTGCAAAACAGTTTGTATCACTATGAATACATCCTCTCACACTGCCAACCGGCCTACCTGTCTCATCTTAATGTGTCTTATGCGTTTACGAAAGGGAGAACAGATCAGGCAATCTTGGCGCTGTCCGTTGTCGCGATCTCTATCCTGCCAATGCAGTTTATCACCG GTCTCTTCTCAATCAACGTCCATGTCCCCCACAATGGCTGGATTGATTGCCCCACGGACACTCTGTGTGAACCCGACGGCTCTATGTCTCCCTTCAATTATTTTGCGGCGATCGTAATTGGCATCGCGTTGGTGGCTTGTTGCATGGTTAGCGTTATacggtggtggagatgggacGCGAGGAAGAAATTTGGGAGGTTGAGAGGGATTGAGTTGCCAAACGCTTGGGATGGATTCTGGGGATGGGAGTAG
- a CDS encoding hypothetical protein (Similar to gi|46101789|gb|EAK87022.1| hypothetical protein UM06140.1 [Ustilago maydis 521], FASTA scores: opt: 354, E(): 2.2e-09, (32.601% identity (59.707% similar) in 273 aa overlap (115-378:79-327)); HMMPfam hit to efhand, EF hand, score: 47.2, E(): 4.5e-11) → MPQYISAPNPYGSVSAEARRRYEERYAKKRAEEAAKARAEAEAANQPEQPLQPVQQQQSPAPPPTLQPGYNQQYTNGSSQQHPGHPYQPQQAYSGPQQLHQNYARTSQQVTQNDPSVQPQAYHLAQSSTPQQQQQQQQWNNPTPQAQGLALGHPSQSQLPFQQQQPEQHPQQQQQWQQAHQHSVSPPASAEDQELQNMFRQFDSSQSGQLHAYDLQRLLAKDARMEAREDAVKMLMTGASISKNSKDFIAIFKYIFDYGSSFIHANRVYCTQDWHGIFRRFDRDNSGLIDRLELSNALQGFGFSLPPELVAKLVKRFTPPSTLGQTVAARPGISFDRFLLACVTVKHYTEAFRRLDPENTGFITVAYNDYMDIVLDAPS, encoded by the exons ATGCCTCAGTACATCAGTGCTCCCAACCCGTACGGCAGTGTCAGTGCCGAAGCAAGAAGACGGTACGAAGAGCGATACGCGAAAAAGagggcagaagaagcagccAAAGCTCGAGCGGAGGCTGAAGCCGCGAACCAGCCCGAACAACCTCTGCAGCCAGtacaacagcaacagtcTCCTGCTCCCCCTCCTACTCTCCAGCCTGGATACAACCAGCAATATACGAATGGATCTTCACAACAGCACCCTGGTCATCCGTACCAGCCGCAGCAAGCTTACAGTGGTCCtcaacaacttcatcaGAATTATGCTCGAACTTCGCAGCAAGTGACTCAAAACGACCCATCTGTACAACCTCAAGCATACCATCTAGCGCAATCTTCGACCCcccagcaacagcagcagcagcaacaatgGAATAATCCGACGCCTCAGGCTCAGGGGTTAGCTTTGGGACATCCGTCTCAATCCCAACTACCATttcagcaacagcaaccTGAACAACATcctcagcaacaacaacagtGGCAACAAGCTCATCAGCACTCTGTGTCACCCCCTGCTTCAGCAGAGGACCAAGAACTACAGAACAT GTTCCGCCAGTTTGATAGCTCTCAAAGTGGTCAATTACATGCATATGATCTGCAACGACTGCTTGCAAAGGATGCGAGGATGGAAGCGAGAGAAGACGCTGTCAAAATG TTGATGA CGGGAGCATCAATTTCCAAGAATTCGAAGGACTTTATCGCTATATTCAAGTACATCTTTGACTATGGTTCTAGCTTCATTCACGCTAATCGTGTATATTGCACACAGGACTGGCATGGTATATTCCGCCGTTTTGACCGCGACAACTCAGGCCTCATCGACCGCCTGGAACTGTCTAATGCCTTACAGGGTTTCggcttttcccttcctcccgaACTGGTCGCCAAGCTCGTGAAAAGGTTTACGCCACCATCAACTCTTGGACAGACAGTCGCGGCGCGTCCGGGGATTAGTTTTGATAGGTTCTTGTTGGCTTGTGTGACAGTCAAGCATTATACTGAGGCATTCAGACG ACTTGATCCTGAAAATACAGGATTTATCACTGTTGCCTACAACGACTAT ATGGATATCGTCCTCGATGCGCCCAGCTAA
- a CDS encoding hypothetical protein (Similar to gi|46098554|gb|EAK83787.1| hypothetical protein UM02617.1 [Ustilago maydis 521], FASTA scores: opt: 665, E(): 3.1e-22, (35.770% identity (57.233% similar) in 1272 aa overlap (101-1172:415-1633))) — MASSKPVFGGMFDMMRRGNAQQQENAPPTPVGQGQPTVVTRPRAPTMIMKRDGQEDGLLSGLPGGTFRSPMQEKKQKSFILMLRWQTSLVTRKSLKGRSMEATVIDWTEAPLSSRKAYIEVQLEQFESPNQHTRRLAQGRLLYLLQGCFEETTSPEMQLHWVIENAKAVRAVDGVATIVYGLRDAARRYSISADDKPAPGSLPAGTVPAQVDPYDDHSAELMDLLAMLYFIVEVLRTDDTFGDELMAMSPPLPLALFQMVSTLRDKIPKGYPVKKVLLLLWKTLLACLGGMKEVQQAMALSREQAGLDPNTKYFTKASPIDIASWHRDTATKYPTFAPPRCSAHPIPSEKLAESTRPIPPRPNYHSTEMPPAPPRPQPQPSAPATNNPSLPMPGTPAPSPPPSPAPPKKKQQFQTDPSRPFVFPYSRSSAAVPSSLVPFAISEADKLYHQHEYVSLGLLQMWQVREDYIREERGLGKSGLIGFTNGYDGEEEEDAEEVEAMMREWKYEQEEMDCEERGDREGVKKAREKRMAAKRLRRVDIIHKNTLPILHSCVIALLKLLLATVTSPSTGGGVNLQNANMPPGLHSPTQEMPPSDKPNAPPPTQEEIDIARHREITSKAVSAILILLLKWFKASHILKFHLLTQLLFDSNCLLLLLKMFGLTDIYQVVTAHNEVESLNFFNYCYLECGRQRPNDAADLRPSRHPSGPLPENAELSNDYSWRNFFSTINFLKVLQKVTKHRSHRTYVMSSYKSWQILKRMLKVNQPMLQLQVLKLIKSQMPWCGRKWRQGEIGHNEYFRLWILTHAISAAGNMKVITSIYLNCRPELRDDWLAGTDQDTELEDAVPQDTALRTLVQFYNLRHYIPPAPLSPDVSHRRTSSFNPLYEDPVLQTQHPQFGHRARSDSTSGTSSESDVFPPRKSSSNNPASLPYNPDEMIEFWLHEYEDVLVEVFGVEGGNEVLDEFGLSSEIAGLSFTSKSPSGVSDGEDIQTPGPGNTDSRAWNRLSEIMRRGDEEEISDSESVVSVGELGSAARLGGQGADAVNDEEGISEDGEGLEESVPEGEKSRVGMGKGRRRSGAGENTWEHISPTLALLPRTPAERRRSSSSSTGSPLRPVVPTVNSTINLGSLEGPDEVFEDEEIDTRGPMPIKMDTKDHEEREGGAVDEVEYTYGE; from the exons ATGGCATCCTCAAAGCCAGTATTCGGGGGCATGTTTGACATGATGCGTAGAGGTAACGCGCAACAACAAGAGAACGCCCCGCCTACTCCGGTCGGTCAAGGTCAGCCAACCGTAGTCACCCGCCCGAGAGCACCTACAATGATCATGAAGCGCGACGGCCAGGAGGACGGACTTTTGTCAGGACTACCTGGTGGAACGTTCCGGTCGCCAatgcaggagaagaagcaaaag AGTTTTATCCTTATGTTGAGATGGCAGACATCGCTCGTAACCCGGAAAAGTTTAAAGGGTCGTTCAATGGAGGCAA CCGTCATAGATTGGACTGAGGCGCCCCTATCATCTCGCAAAGCGTATATCGAAGTTCAACTCGAACAGTTTGAATCACCCAACCAACACACCCGCCGACTTGCTCAGGGTCGTTTGCTGTATCTACTGCAAGGTTGTTTCGAGGAGACTACTTCGCCGGAGATGCAACTCCATTGGGTTATCGAAAATGCCAAGGCGGTGAGGGCAGTAGATGGTGTAGCGACGATTGTGTACGGATTAAGGGACGCAGCAAGGAGATATAGTATTTCAGC AGACGACAAGCCCGCTCCTGGTTCCCTTCCAGCGGGGACAGTCCCAGCCCAGGTCGACCCATATGACGACCATAGCGCAGAGCTTATGGATCTTTTGGCAATGCTCTATTTTATCGTAGAGGTTCTAAGGACAGATGACACGTTCGGAGATGAGCTCA TGGCCATGtcccctcccctccccctcgcTCTCTTCCAAATGGTGTCCACCCTACGAGACAAGATTCCGAAAGGCTATCCAGTGAAAAAAGTCCTGTTACTGTTATGGAAGACCTTGCTTGCTTGTCTTGGAGGAATGAAAGAGGTCCAACAAGCCATGGCACTATCCCGAGAACAAGCCGGGCTGGATCCAAACACCAAAT ACTTCACTAAAGCCTCTCCTATCGATATCGCCTCGTGGCATCGTGATACCGCCACGAAATACCCTACTTTTGCCCCTCCGCGTTGTTCCGCGCATCCCATCCCCAGTGAGAAACTTGCCGAAAGCACACGCCCGATCCCTCCACGACCCAACTACCATTCGACTGAAATGCCCCCAGctcctcctcgacctcaacctcaacctTCTGCCCCTGCTACCAACAACCCGTCATTACCTATGCCTGGTACACCGgcaccttctccaccaccgtCACCTGCTccaccgaagaagaagcagcaaTTCCAAACCGACCCCTCTCGTCCCTTTGTTTTCCCATATTCTCGTTCGTCCGCCGCGGTGCCATCTTCGCTCGTCCCGTTCGCCATCTCTGAAGCAGACAAACTCTATCATCAACATGAGTACGTATCTCTCGGCTTGCTGCAAATGTGGCAGGTTCGCGAAGACTATATCCGTGAAGAGAGGGGACTGGGAAAGAGCGGGTTGATTGGTTTCACGAATGGCTACGacggcgaggaagaggaagatgcggaggaagtggaagcgatgatgagagaatggaagtatgagcaagaggagatggactGCGAAGAACGAGGGGATAGGGAGGGCGTGAAGAAAGCAAGGGAGAAGCGGATGGCGGCGAAGAGACTGAGAAGGGTCGACATCATCCAT AAAAATACTCTGCCCATCCTGCATAGCTGCGTGATTGCACTCCTTAAGCTGCTGCTTGCCACAGTGACTTCACCATCTACAGGCGGCGGCGTCAATCTTCAAAACGCCAACATGCCTCCTGGTCTACATTCGCCTACGCAAGAAATGCCTC CTTCTGACAAGCCTAACGCGCCGCCTCCAACacaggaagagattgatATTGCCCGACACCGTGAGATTACGTCAAAGGCTGTGTCAGCAATCTTGATATTATTGCTCAAGTGGTTCAAAGCATCTC ATATTCTCAAATTCCATCTTCTTACACAACTCCTTTTTGACTCGAATTGCTTATTGTTGCTTCTCAAGATGTTCGGTCTTACTGACATCTACCAAGTGGTAACGGCTCATAACGAAGTCGAATCACTCAA CTTCTTCAACTACTGTTATCTCGAATGTGGTCGTCAACGTCCGAACGATGCTGCGGATCTTCGGCCCTCTCGGCATCCTTCAGGACCTTTGCCCGAAAACGCAGAATTATCCAACGACTATTCATGGCgcaacttcttctcgaccATCAATTTCTTGAAGGTGTTGCAGAAAGTAACAAAGCATAGGAGCCATCGGACGTATGTCATGAGCTCATACAAAAGCTGG CAAATCTTAAAGCGGATGCTGAAGGTCAACCAGCCGATGTTGCAACTCCAAGTACTTAAGCTTATCAAAAGCCAGATGCCTTGGTGTGGGCGTAAATGGCGTCAAGGTGAGATTGGCCACAATGAATACTTTCGACTTTGGATCCTGACACACGCTATCTCAGCCGCTGGGAACATGAAAGTCATTACGTCCATCTATCTCAACTGCCGCCCCGAGTTGCGAGACGATTGGTTAGCGGGGACGGACCAAGACACCGAACTAGAGGATGCCGTC CCGCAAGATACTGCCCTTCGGACTCTCGTGCAGTTCTACAACCTCCGGCATTACATTCCCCCTGCCCCACTTTCGCCTGACGTATCCCACCGCCGCACCTCGTCGTTCAACCCCTTGTACGAAGATCCCGTTCTCCAGACCCAACACCCTCAATTTGGACATCGGGCGCGCTCAGACTCTACTAGCGGCACCAGTTCCGAATCCGACGTTTTCCCCCCCCGTAAAAGCTCTTCCAATAACCCGGCATCATTGCCTTACAATCCTGACGAGATGATTGAGTTTTGGCTACATGAGTACGAGGATGTACTGGTCGAGGTCTTTGGGGTAGAGGGTGGTAATGAGGTTTTAGATGAGTTCGGGTTAAGCAGTGAAATTGCTGGGTTGAGTTTCACAAGCAAATCTCCCTCCGGCGTCAgtgatggagaggataTCCAAACTCCCGGGCCCGGAAACACTGACAGCCGGGCTTGGAACCGGTTGAGCGAGATCatgagaagaggggatgaagaggaaataAGTGATTCCGAAAGTGTAGTCAGTGTCGGAGAGTTGGGTAGTGCTGCCAGGCTAGGCGGACAGGGTGCGGATGCAGTTAATGACGAAGAGGGAATATcggaagatggtgaaggtTTAGAAGAATCGGTGccagaaggagaaaagagtCGGGTTGGGATGGGTaaagggaggagaaggagcggTGCTGGGGAGAACACATGGGAG CACATCTCACCAACCCtcgctctccttccacgCACGCCGGCCGAACGGCGccgctcttcctcatcatccaccgGCTCGCCTCTTCGTCCCGTCGTTCCGACAGTCAACTCCACAATCAATTTAGGGTCCCTCGAAGGTCCGGATGAGgtctttgaggatgaagaaatcgACACAAGGGGCCCGATGCCGATCAAGATGGATACAAAGGACcatgaagaaagagagggtGGTGCGGTGGATGAAGTGGAGTATACTTACGGAGAGTAG
- a CDS encoding hypothetical protein (Similar to gi|19115319|ref|NP_594407.1| methionyl-trna synthetase, mitochondrial [Schizosaccharomyces pombe], FASTA scores: opt: 1356, E(): 3e-79, (42.218% identity (73.930% similar) in 514 aa overlap (48-548:16-522))), whose amino-acid sequence MVLRHLTRLSPCLRVSKSFAPISMRYSSSVPSNTPTTPSLFTPEGDPANAKPFYVTTPIFYVNASPHVGHLHSLLLTDVLARFSRLRHPQRKVVFATGTDEHGLKIQQAAKANGVGEQEFCDDVSQRFRKLAKLANASNTDFIRTTELRHVKAVEQFWNTLVASGDIYKGTHSGWYSISDESFYAVSQVTKSPEDGKMIAIETGNEVIWEEETNWKFRLGRHKKVLEKWLSQPESVHPNTVRLDLLRQLSSLEDLSVSRPSSRVKWAIPVPGDPEQSIYVWVDALINYITVLGYPDWEGKGESVGWPADVHVVGKDIIKFHALHWPSLLHSASLPAPKRIIAHAHWTMSHTKMSKSRGNVVDPISAMTQWGEDGVRWYLMRVGGGLVDDADYNPAEVEVHYRLLADQVGNLFSRISGAKVLKKAEREFDWGNEKTRDRGEDRDEELDGMMARMREEFEGKMEVFGVSQACAGVMDVVMATNKLFTSLAPWSPSTPSSVPALTYAYHALRLSAILLQPIIPAKAGEALDRLGVPAEERSWVDAEWPPSEEKVLRTEKMVERLKEASKKWKGKGHLFPLPGKDA is encoded by the exons ATGGTTCTACGGCACTTGACAAGGCTTTCGCCTTGCCTGCGAGTGTCCAAGTCGTTCGCCCCTATCTCAATGCGGTACTCCTCTAGTGTACCTTCAAATACTCCCACAACTCCTTCACTGTTCACCCCTGAAGGTGATCCGGCAAACGCAAAGCCATTTTATGTCACCACACCGATCTTCTACGTTAATGCAT CCCCACACGTAGGCCATCTtcactctctccttcttacAGATGTCCTTGCACGCTTTTCTCGCTTGAGACATCCGCAACGCAAGGTTGTGTTTGCAACAGGAACAGACGAGCATGGCCTGAAAATCCAACAGGCCGCCAAGGCGAATGGCGTGGGTGAACAAGAGTTTTGTGATGATGTTAGTCAAAGGTTCAGG AAACTTGCGAAATTGGCCAACGCTTCAAATACGGATTTCATAAGAACCACTGAACTGCGACATGTTAAAGCTGTTGAGCAATTTTGG AATACACTCGTTGCATCTGGAGATATATACAAAGGGACTCATTCCGGGTGGTATTCCATCTCCGATGAATCATTCTATGCCGTTTCCCAGGTTACCAAAAGTCCCGAAGACGGGAAGATGATTGCGATAGAAACCGGTAACGAGGTGAtatgggaggaagaaacaAATTGGAAATTTAGGTTGGGAAGACATAAAAAGGTTTTGGAAAAATGGCTCAGCCAGCCAGAAT CCGTCCATCCCAACACTGTCCGTCTCGATCTCCTTCGCCAATTATCATCTCTTGAAGATCTCTCCGTCTCCCGCCCCTCATCCCGCGTGAAATGGGCTATTCCCGTACCAGGAGATCCCGAACAGTCAATCTATGTTTGGGTTGACGCGTTGATAAATTATATTACCGTGCTTGGGTATCCGGATTGGGAAGGTAAAGGGGAGAGTGTTGGGTGGCCGGCGGATGTCCATGTGGTTGGCAAGGATATCATCAA ATTCCATGCTCTGCATTGGCCGTCCCTTCTACACTCCGCTTCTCTCCCTGCTCCCAAACGTATAATCGCCCATGCGCATTGGACCATGTCCCACACCAAAATGTCCAAATCCCGCGGTAACGTCGTCGATCCAATCAGCGCTATGACACAGTGGGGTGAAGACGGAGTGAGGTGGTATCTGATGAGGGTCGGGGGCGGGTTGGTCGATGATGCAGATTATAACCCTGCGGAAGTTGAGGTGCATTATCGACTTCTGGCGGATCAGGTGGGGAACTTGTTCTCCCGAATTTCGGGCGCAAAGGTCCTTAAGAAGGCGGAGAGGGAGTTTGACTGGGGGAATGAAAAAACTAGGGATAGGGGTGAGGAtagggatgaagaattggatgggatgatggcgagaaTGAGGGAGGAGttcgaggggaagatggaagtgtTTGGAGTGAGTCAGGCTTGTGCGGGTGTGATGGATGTTGTCATGGCT ACCAATAAACTATTTACCTCTCTCGCTCCCTGGTCACCATCTACACCTTCCTCCGTTCCAGCCTTGACATACGCATATCATGCTCTTCGGCTTTCAGCCATTCTGCTACAACCTATCATACCCGCCAAAGCTGGAGAAGCGCTTGATAGACTGGGAGTACCggcagaagaaaggagCTGGGTGGATGCAGAATGGCCCCCGtcagaggagaaggtgttGAGAACAgaaaagatggtggagaggtTAAAAGAGGCCAGTAAGAAGtggaagggcaagggaCACTTGTTCCCCCTTCCAGGAAAAGATGCGTGA